Proteins encoded together in one Waddliaceae bacterium window:
- a CDS encoding EscV/YscV/HrcV family type III secretion system export apparatus protein → EGSNLGKDISSQVMAQPKALLIASGVLVLMGIIPGFPTMAFMVLAAILGVISYALWSASKTKKRLHRAGGHASVSSATAEDPTVDTDIPGHAVVTGGGIDNYALTLPVVLETGHFLSEKVKESEKGQSFIDLMIPKMRQALYNDMGVRFPGVHVRIESPALEEPEYSIHLNEVPIVKGRILPGHVLTNETEDNLKRFQIPFTSYKNVLNMPTLWVEDQYTELLKKAGIKFWAPLEVVVLHLSFFFRNYANEFVGIQEVKSMLEFMEKSFPDLIKEVTRLIPLQKLTDIFKRLIQEQISVKDLRTVMEALSEWGQSEKDTVLLTEYVRSSLKRYISYKYSLGQSVLSVYILDPEIEDMVRGAIKQTSAGSYLALDPDSVQLILQSIRSTITPPPPGGQPSVLLTAIDVRRFVRKLIEMEFSNVSVVSYQEIIPEISIQPLGRIQIS, encoded by the coding sequence AGAAGGCTCCAACCTTGGTAAAGACATTTCGTCGCAGGTAATGGCACAGCCTAAGGCTCTGCTTATCGCCTCTGGGGTATTGGTTCTGATGGGTATAATCCCAGGATTCCCGACGATGGCATTCATGGTCCTTGCTGCCATCCTCGGAGTAATATCATATGCTCTATGGTCAGCATCGAAGACGAAAAAACGTCTACATCGTGCCGGAGGTCATGCTTCAGTATCTTCAGCCACCGCCGAAGACCCTACCGTCGACACCGATATCCCCGGACACGCTGTCGTCACTGGCGGAGGCATCGACAACTATGCTTTAACCCTTCCTGTCGTCCTCGAGACCGGACACTTTCTCTCCGAGAAGGTCAAAGAATCTGAGAAGGGTCAGAGCTTCATAGACCTTATGATTCCGAAGATGCGTCAGGCGCTGTATAACGATATGGGGGTACGCTTTCCCGGCGTCCATGTACGTATCGAGTCTCCCGCCCTCGAAGAGCCCGAATATTCCATACACCTCAACGAGGTCCCTATCGTCAAGGGTCGCATCCTTCCTGGCCATGTTCTCACCAATGAGACCGAAGACAATCTCAAGCGTTTTCAGATACCTTTTACGTCGTATAAAAACGTTTTAAACATGCCGACGTTGTGGGTCGAAGACCAATATACCGAGCTTCTTAAAAAGGCAGGGATAAAGTTCTGGGCGCCTCTAGAGGTTGTCGTCTTACACCTATCGTTCTTCTTCAGGAACTATGCCAACGAGTTCGTCGGCATCCAAGAGGTGAAGTCCATGTTAGAATTTATGGAGAAGTCGTTCCCCGACCTCATCAAAGAGGTTACGAGGCTTATCCCTCTGCAGAAGCTTACTGACATCTTCAAGCGTCTCATCCAGGAGCAGATCTCCGTAAAAGACCTGCGTACTGTTATGGAGGCTTTAAGCGAATGGGGGCAGTCGGAGAAAGATACCGTACTTTTGACGGAATATGTACGTTCTTCTTTGAAGAGATATATCAGCTACAAATACTCTCTTGGGCAGTCGGTGTTATCGGTATATATCCTAGACCCAGAGATCGAAGACATGGTTCGTGGCGCGATAAAACAGACGTCAGCAGGGTCGTACCTCGCCCTCGACCCCGACTCCGTACAGCTCATCCTACAGAGCATCAGAAGCACGATAACGCCGCCGCCTCCTGGCGGGCAACCTTCGGTACTTCTTACTGCCATCGACGTACGTCGTTTTGTCAGGAAACTCATCGAGATGGAGTTCTCCAACGTCTCTGTTGTGTCATATCAAGAGATAATCCCCGAGATAAGCATCCAGCCTCTTGGCAGGATACAGATCTCATAA